From the genome of Chlorocebus sabaeus isolate Y175 chromosome 21, mChlSab1.0.hap1, whole genome shotgun sequence:
TCCTGCCTTACCTTAAAATGCTTCTACTTAAGAATGCTTCTTCCTCCCCCACTCCTTCACTTAAGGTATACATCTACGGAGGTACCCCTAAAGTGCATTTCTCAGGCATTAAAAACAGCACTGTGATTTGCTTTCCACAGAGTCCTAAATAACAGCCATCTTCATTTGAGAGGCTACAGAGTTCAGGCTGAGCTGTGACAGGAGCCAGGGGGCCAGGGTCCCAGAatagctttttgaaaaaaattatgccACCCTCCTCCGCGGCACGTATCTTCTCTTaccacaaataaatatttaatgcgTCCTTGGAGTCATGAAATATTGAGAACCCAATTGACACTTcaatttccagaaaaataaaatcatgaaggCATTGTGTAAATATTCTGAATTTGGTGGAATGAGACGACACGTAAGGGGGCGGGCCTGAAGTCTCGGATTTGGAACTGGGGGCTTGGGGTGGTGCTGGGTAGACAGTCTTGGAGCGTGAAGGCTACTGGGGCTATTGCTTGTCCTCGTGGGGGTCGCCAGGGAAGCCCGCCTCCTCCGGGGACCTGCCCGCCTCCGGGAGCAGCGTGGCGCGCACTTTCCTCTTCTCCTTAAAGCGGCCGGAGCGCGAGATCTTCAAATTGCGGCGGCTGCTGCCGGATTTGTCCCCATATAACTTGTCTGGTTTGGGGGGTTCGCCGGCGCCCCCGAGGAGATTGGGGTGCTGATTCTCCCTGGAGCTGCTGGTGCAGTCCGGGCTGGGCGGCGCAGGTGGCATGGGCTCCCCCGGAGCGGGCTGGGCGGGAGGCTGCACCCCCACTGCagcttccttgcttttctttctgctgTTCGTGAGCGATTTCCACCAGGGGCCCGAGCTGCCCGCACTGCCGCTGTCGGCCATGGCCGGAGGGCCTAGGGGCTCCCGGCACCCAGAAGGAAGGGCCAAGGCGGCCCCTCCCTCCACGTGGTCTCCGGCCGTTCACTCCACCCCTTCCCCGGCTTGCCACACGTGGGCTGCGGGGTGGATGCTGAGGCAGCGGCCTGTGctggggaagaaaacaaaacttggTTACTGCGTTGGTTGAAGTCATGTGCCCCCGTCCCATTTCCTCTCCCTTGTGCTGTCTGGCACCGGCTCGGCTAGGGTGGAGAAACCCAATCCCGTAGCCAAGTAGCCCACATTAGAGTTAGACGCCACTGCGCCCCGTAGGGTGCTGGCGGAAGTGTCTTTCAGGGCACCATCATCTGGTCTCCAGGCTGAGCCTTGAACTCTTTGGCTTCAACCTTTGCCTTGCCTTCAGGGgaagtgcagtgcagtggtcAGCGTGCACGGGGGACCCAGGGGACGTACCCAGCCCTCTGGATCAATCT
Proteins encoded in this window:
- the PRR15 gene encoding proline-rich protein 15, translated to MADSGSAGSSGPWWKSLTNSRKKSKEAAVGVQPPAQPAPGEPMPPAPPSPDCTSSSRENQHPNLLGGAGEPPKPDKLYGDKSGSSRRNLKISRSGRFKEKRKVRATLLPEAGRSPEEAGFPGDPHEDKQ